One genomic segment of Amycolatopsis sp. Hca4 includes these proteins:
- a CDS encoding copper homeostasis protein CutC, translating into MSSKTPLLEVIALDAADAESAQAGGADRLELVADMAQDGLTPSVETLRDVLSATDLPVRVMLRDNGSFAVGDLEGLRADTARLIDAGAREFVFGFLNVDSEIDLDACEALIKEVDGLPWTFHRAIDRTRDPLRAYDQLAGLGCDTVLAAGHPNGVASGLSVLQRLAQRDGGPELLVGGGLRAQQVHLLRAGGVRGFHVGSAVRPGGWQAPVDAHAVRTWVDLVKS; encoded by the coding sequence ATGAGCTCGAAGACGCCCCTGCTGGAAGTGATCGCGCTGGACGCGGCGGACGCCGAAAGCGCGCAGGCGGGCGGGGCCGACCGCCTCGAACTGGTTGCGGACATGGCGCAGGACGGCCTGACGCCGTCGGTCGAGACCCTGCGTGACGTGCTTTCGGCGACCGACCTCCCGGTGCGGGTCATGCTGCGGGACAACGGTTCCTTCGCCGTCGGCGACCTGGAAGGCCTGCGCGCGGACACGGCCCGGCTGATCGACGCGGGCGCGCGGGAGTTCGTCTTCGGCTTCCTCAACGTCGACAGCGAGATCGACCTCGACGCCTGCGAGGCGCTGATCAAGGAGGTCGACGGCCTGCCGTGGACGTTCCACCGCGCCATCGACCGCACGCGCGACCCGTTGCGCGCCTACGACCAGCTGGCCGGGCTCGGCTGTGACACCGTGCTCGCCGCCGGTCACCCGAACGGCGTGGCGAGCGGCCTCTCGGTGCTGCAGCGGCTCGCGCAGCGCGACGGCGGGCCGGAGCTGCTCGTCGGCGGTGGCCTGCGCGCCCAGCAGGTGCACCTCCTGCGCGCGGGCGGGGTGCGCGGGTTCCACGTCGGCAGCGCGGTGCGGCCGGGTGGCTGGCAGGCGCCGGTCGACGCGCACGCCGTGCGCACCTGGGTCGATCTCGTCAAATCCTGA
- a CDS encoding protease pro-enzyme activation domain-containing protein, with amino-acid sequence MRLRKLVAAAVPLPALLGLAVAVPAAAASEPLVTLADNAAPLVNSARTGDVAADRPITAALSLKLHNQQALEKFLADVQNPASPQYHRFLTPAQFNARFGPTQADVDKAVSFLGKAGVSGIEVSGNRQAITFTGTAAQLESAFRTRIGTYHDQASGRDFFANDAVPAVPASVSDVVGGVVGLDDHAVRTHSAKPLAQPKVVKSVTPPVLKTAYGTSSLSATGSGVNVGFVEFDGYQKSNITRYDSTYGLSAGSVTTVPVSGANYDSSPGDGQIEVELDIEVVHALAAAANDYVYEAPNSSAGELAMYQKIASDAKVDVVSISWGACEAAEGSSAAKSVSSAIATGTAEGISYFAAAGDDGTTDCYRQTGSAARGVDFPASSPNVSGVGGTKLSVTSSNGYSSEVVWNDGSSGGSTGGGISTVFTAPSWQSSQSTTYRKVPDVAADASPTSGYYIYSAGTWETVGGTSGATPLWAAFAALQNQVHGGALGNLNPKFYSIGNGSSYGTGFHDVTSGNNSLHGTTGFTAATGYDQVTGWGSFKAAGLSGLIG; translated from the coding sequence ATGCGCTTGCGCAAGCTCGTCGCGGCCGCTGTGCCGCTGCCTGCGTTGCTCGGCCTCGCCGTGGCCGTCCCGGCCGCTGCGGCGTCGGAACCCCTGGTCACGCTGGCCGACAACGCCGCCCCGCTGGTCAACAGCGCCCGCACCGGCGACGTCGCGGCCGATCGGCCGATCACCGCCGCGCTTTCCCTGAAATTGCACAACCAGCAGGCGCTCGAGAAGTTCCTCGCTGATGTGCAGAATCCGGCATCGCCGCAATACCACCGGTTTCTGACCCCGGCGCAGTTCAATGCGAGGTTCGGTCCGACGCAGGCCGACGTTGACAAGGCCGTCTCATTTCTCGGGAAAGCAGGGGTGAGCGGGATCGAGGTTTCCGGCAACCGGCAGGCGATCACCTTCACCGGCACGGCGGCGCAGCTGGAGTCGGCGTTCCGCACCCGCATCGGGACCTACCACGACCAGGCGTCCGGTCGGGACTTCTTCGCCAACGACGCAGTCCCGGCCGTGCCGGCGAGCGTCTCGGACGTCGTGGGCGGTGTCGTCGGCCTCGACGACCACGCGGTGCGGACGCATTCCGCGAAGCCGCTCGCGCAACCGAAGGTCGTCAAATCGGTGACGCCGCCGGTGCTCAAGACCGCTTACGGCACCAGCAGCCTCTCGGCGACGGGCAGTGGCGTGAACGTCGGCTTCGTCGAGTTCGACGGCTACCAGAAGTCGAACATCACCAGGTACGACAGCACCTACGGCCTGTCCGCGGGCTCGGTGACGACGGTCCCGGTCAGCGGCGCGAACTACGATTCCTCCCCGGGCGACGGCCAGATCGAGGTCGAGCTCGACATCGAGGTCGTGCACGCGCTGGCCGCGGCGGCCAACGACTACGTGTACGAGGCCCCGAACTCGAGCGCCGGCGAACTGGCGATGTACCAGAAGATCGCGTCGGACGCGAAGGTCGACGTGGTCTCGATTTCGTGGGGCGCCTGCGAAGCGGCCGAAGGGTCGAGCGCGGCGAAGAGCGTCAGCAGCGCGATCGCGACCGGCACCGCGGAGGGCATTTCGTACTTCGCGGCGGCGGGCGACGACGGCACGACCGACTGCTACCGCCAGACCGGTTCGGCGGCCCGTGGGGTGGACTTCCCGGCGTCGAGCCCGAACGTGTCGGGTGTGGGCGGGACGAAGCTGAGCGTGACGTCGTCCAACGGCTACAGCAGCGAAGTGGTGTGGAACGACGGCAGCAGCGGCGGCTCGACCGGCGGCGGGATCTCGACGGTGTTCACGGCGCCGTCCTGGCAGTCCTCGCAGAGCACGACGTACCGCAAGGTCCCGGACGTGGCGGCGGACGCCTCCCCGACGTCGGGCTACTACATCTACAGCGCGGGAACGTGGGAGACGGTCGGCGGCACCTCGGGCGCAACGCCGCTGTGGGCGGCCTTCGCGGCACTGCAGAACCAGGTGCACGGAGGGGCACTGGGCAACCTGAACCCGAAGTTCTACTCGATCGGCAACGGATCGTCGTACGGCACGGGCTTCCACGACGTGACATCGGGCAACAACAGCCTCCACGGGACAACGGGTTTCACCGCGGCGACGGGGTATGACCAGGTCACGGGCTGGGGTTCGTTCAAGGCGGCGGGCCTGAGCGGCCTGATCGGCTGA
- a CDS encoding helix-turn-helix transcriptional regulator → MAKLMATPRARTLGFGLRAARKARNLGVRELARLAEVAAQDLSHWEKGIRVPSPAQLGILLGFLKVGVVERNRLLALAATAQEADWLESTVPGSALGISAYIAYERSASTIFNWESALVPGLLQTEDYARLALRAGRRSPLEVEERLRARMSRREVLGGRWRLPYEVLIAESVLRGRLGGDEVMVPQLEHLHSMAQRPNITVRVLPDSDEFHAGLHGAFVSFDFPDLPPIVYLEQYLSSAYLYSEGQATEYRAAQRAMATLALTERDTHALLREVILDRGGSCLPERVRQ, encoded by the coding sequence GTGGCGAAACTGATGGCAACTCCCCGTGCGAGAACGCTCGGCTTCGGTCTGCGCGCGGCGAGGAAGGCGCGAAACCTCGGAGTCCGGGAGCTGGCGCGGCTGGCCGAGGTGGCGGCGCAGGATCTCTCGCACTGGGAGAAGGGCATTCGGGTGCCCTCGCCCGCCCAGCTGGGGATCCTGCTCGGATTCTTGAAGGTCGGCGTGGTGGAGCGAAACCGCTTGCTGGCCTTGGCGGCGACCGCCCAGGAAGCCGACTGGCTGGAAAGCACGGTGCCGGGGAGCGCGCTCGGTATCTCCGCCTACATCGCCTACGAGCGCTCGGCATCCACGATCTTCAACTGGGAGTCTGCCTTGGTTCCCGGCTTGCTGCAGACCGAGGACTACGCCCGGCTTGCCTTGCGGGCCGGCCGGCGGTCGCCGCTCGAGGTCGAGGAGCGGCTGCGTGCGCGGATGAGCCGCCGGGAAGTGCTCGGGGGTCGTTGGCGCCTGCCGTACGAGGTGCTGATCGCCGAGTCCGTGCTTCGCGGGCGGCTTGGCGGCGATGAGGTCATGGTGCCGCAACTCGAGCACCTGCACTCGATGGCGCAGCGGCCGAACATCACCGTGCGCGTTCTGCCGGACAGCGACGAGTTCCACGCGGGCCTGCACGGAGCATTCGTGAGCTTCGACTTCCCCGATCTCCCGCCGATCGTCTACCTGGAGCAGTACCTCAGCAGCGCCTATCTCTACAGCGAGGGGCAGGCGACCGAGTACCGGGCAGCCCAGCGAGCCATGGCCACACTCGCCCTCACCGAGCGCGATACCCACGCCTTGCTCCGTGAGGTCATCCTGGACCGCGGCGGATCATGTCTTCCCGAGCGAGTACGGCAGTAG
- the mdlC gene encoding benzoylformate decarboxylase gives MIKRTVLDATRELLRELGLTTVFGNPGTTEVPFLTDWPDDFDYVLGLQESAVVAMADAYAQATRHAVLVNLHSAGGVGHGLGSLFNAYRNRTPLIVVAGQQIRSLLPHEPFLGALEAPEFPKPYVKWSIEPASAEDVPAALARAYHVATQAPSGPVFVSVPADDWSVTTERPIVSRPRIRGYAPDPEAVDELNAALEAAERPAIVVGGAVDQDGAVIETVALAERLNAAVWVAPMSFRCSFPEDHPLFQGFLDPERGAVADALAPYDLVVVLGAPAFTYHVERGRGEAPLPPLFIVSDDEQVLARAFEGTGIRATPKLGIRALLNVVERSTRPAPAPRPRPAKPSADALTGELVYSTLAELLPENALVVEEAPSHRGILHDHLPITATDTGFLTMASGTLGYGVPGVVGAALARPDRKVVGVIGDGSSMYGIQALWTAAREELPVTFVILDNSEYAAVRILGDAIGGAKLPGTELGGIGFAGLAESMGCHGVTITEPADLVPGLTRALADPRPTLVHVKVAASSKSLY, from the coding sequence ATGATCAAGCGCACGGTGCTGGACGCCACCCGTGAACTCCTCCGCGAACTCGGCCTCACCACGGTCTTCGGCAATCCCGGCACCACCGAGGTGCCGTTCCTCACCGACTGGCCCGACGACTTCGACTACGTCCTCGGCCTGCAGGAATCCGCCGTCGTGGCGATGGCCGATGCCTATGCCCAAGCCACCCGGCACGCCGTGCTGGTCAACCTGCACTCCGCCGGCGGGGTCGGGCACGGGCTCGGCAGCCTCTTCAACGCCTACCGCAACCGGACGCCGTTGATCGTCGTCGCGGGGCAGCAGATCCGGTCTCTCCTTCCGCACGAGCCCTTCCTCGGCGCGCTGGAAGCGCCCGAATTCCCCAAGCCCTACGTGAAGTGGTCCATCGAGCCCGCCAGTGCCGAAGACGTCCCGGCCGCCCTCGCGCGGGCCTACCACGTTGCCACGCAAGCACCTTCCGGTCCGGTCTTCGTCTCCGTCCCCGCCGATGACTGGTCCGTCACCACCGAACGGCCGATCGTCTCGCGCCCGCGGATCCGCGGGTACGCGCCCGATCCCGAGGCCGTCGACGAGCTCAACGCCGCCCTCGAAGCCGCCGAGCGGCCGGCGATCGTCGTCGGGGGTGCCGTCGACCAGGACGGGGCCGTCATCGAGACCGTTGCGCTCGCCGAACGGCTCAACGCCGCCGTGTGGGTCGCGCCGATGTCCTTCCGGTGCTCGTTCCCCGAAGACCACCCGCTGTTCCAAGGGTTCCTCGACCCCGAACGCGGGGCCGTCGCCGACGCGCTCGCGCCGTACGACCTCGTCGTCGTGCTCGGGGCGCCCGCGTTCACCTACCACGTCGAGCGCGGGCGCGGGGAAGCTCCGCTGCCGCCGCTGTTCATCGTCAGCGACGACGAGCAGGTCCTCGCACGCGCCTTCGAGGGCACCGGCATCCGCGCCACGCCGAAGCTGGGCATCCGCGCGCTGCTGAACGTCGTCGAGCGCAGCACGCGGCCCGCGCCCGCCCCGCGTCCGCGTCCCGCCAAGCCGAGCGCCGACGCGCTGACCGGCGAACTCGTCTACTCGACGCTCGCGGAGCTGTTGCCGGAGAACGCCCTGGTCGTCGAGGAGGCGCCCAGCCACCGCGGGATCCTGCACGACCACCTGCCGATCACGGCCACCGACACCGGCTTCCTGACGATGGCCAGCGGCACGCTCGGCTACGGCGTCCCCGGCGTGGTCGGCGCGGCGCTCGCCCGCCCGGACCGCAAGGTCGTCGGCGTGATCGGCGACGGCTCGAGCATGTACGGCATCCAGGCCCTCTGGACGGCGGCGCGCGAAGAACTCCCCGTCACGTTCGTGATCCTGGACAACAGCGAGTACGCGGCGGTCCGCATCCTCGGCGACGCGATCGGCGGCGCGAAGCTCCCGGGCACCGAACTGGGCGGCATCGGCTTCGCGGGACTGGCCGAAAGCATGGGCTGCCACGGCGTGACGATCACCGAGCCGGCGGATCTGGTCCCCGGCCTCACCAGGGCGCTCGCCGACCCGCGGCCGACGCTGGTCCACGTCAAGGTGGCGGCCTCGTCCAAGTCGCTGTACTGA
- a CDS encoding ABC transporter ATP-binding protein — protein MTTMLEVSGLSHTYGAGAKAHTAVNNLSFTVEAGQLASIVGPSGCGKSTLLRCIAGLTRATDGTVSLHGDRVAGVPDDLAVVFQDYSRSLFPWLSVQKNVEFPLRWRPISKAERRARAAEALEHVGLSGVGGKYPWQLSGGMQQRVSIARALASRPALLLMDEPFASVDAQTRFELEDLTRRVQREQGSTVLVVTHDIDESVYLSDRVLVLSKSPASIVADLPVDLPAERDQITTRESAEFVTLRGEVARLLHGGTPAEAVKAASDAAEWELAEQATDVQESKTRS, from the coding sequence ATGACCACCATGCTCGAAGTGTCCGGCCTCAGCCACACCTACGGCGCCGGTGCGAAGGCGCACACCGCGGTGAACAACCTTTCGTTCACCGTCGAAGCCGGTCAGCTGGCCAGCATCGTCGGCCCGTCGGGCTGCGGGAAGTCGACGCTGCTGCGCTGCATCGCCGGGCTGACGCGGGCGACCGACGGCACGGTCAGCCTGCACGGCGACCGCGTCGCCGGCGTGCCGGACGACCTGGCCGTCGTGTTCCAGGACTACAGCCGATCCCTGTTCCCCTGGCTTTCGGTGCAGAAGAACGTCGAGTTCCCGCTGCGGTGGCGGCCGATCTCCAAGGCCGAACGCCGGGCGCGAGCCGCCGAGGCGCTGGAGCACGTCGGCCTGTCCGGCGTCGGCGGCAAGTACCCGTGGCAGCTGTCCGGCGGCATGCAGCAGCGGGTGTCGATCGCCCGCGCGCTGGCCAGCCGCCCGGCGCTGCTGCTGATGGACGAGCCGTTCGCCTCGGTCGACGCCCAGACGCGCTTCGAGCTCGAGGACCTGACCCGCCGCGTGCAGCGCGAGCAGGGCAGCACGGTCCTGGTCGTCACCCACGACATCGACGAGAGCGTCTACCTGTCCGACCGGGTGCTGGTGCTGTCGAAGTCACCGGCTTCGATCGTGGCGGACCTGCCGGTGGACCTGCCAGCCGAGCGCGACCAGATCACCACGCGCGAGTCGGCGGAGTTCGTCACCCTGCGCGGCGAAGTGGCCCGCCTGCTGCACGGCGGCACGCCGGCGGAGGCCGTCAAGGCCGCGTCGGACGCCGCCGAGTGGGAGCTGGCCGAACAGGCCACGGACGTCCAGGAGAGCAAGACCCGCAGCTGA
- a CDS encoding ABC transporter permease: MTAATLSGRVGRRAARGAATVLRNWLLFALMVVVWEFAARAGGSRFFPPPTEIATTAAKLWFTGPASHLFLTDAVFDNVVPSLARMLGGWALAAVVGIVLGVLIGRSETAMDYVGPLFAFFRSIPPPTLIPVFAVLFGLSSGMQIGSIIFGAVWPVLLNAVDGVRSVDQVKVETARSFRTPKAYWLGMVVLPAAAPKIFAGLRVSLSISLLLMVVSELVGAYNGIGRSLLNAQQDFDFPTMWAWLVLLGILGYVFNMVFLAAERRVLAWQPTRLGRG, translated from the coding sequence GTGACGGCGGCAACCCTTTCGGGCCGGGTGGGCAGGCGCGCCGCGCGCGGTGCCGCCACGGTCCTGCGCAACTGGCTGCTCTTCGCCCTCATGGTGGTCGTGTGGGAGTTCGCCGCGCGGGCCGGCGGGAGCAGGTTCTTCCCGCCGCCGACGGAGATCGCGACCACCGCGGCGAAGCTGTGGTTCACCGGGCCCGCGTCACATCTGTTCCTCACCGACGCGGTGTTCGACAACGTCGTCCCCAGCCTGGCCCGGATGCTCGGCGGGTGGGCGCTGGCCGCGGTCGTCGGCATCGTCCTCGGCGTGCTGATCGGCCGGTCGGAGACGGCGATGGACTACGTCGGCCCGCTGTTCGCGTTCTTCCGCTCGATCCCGCCGCCCACGCTGATCCCGGTGTTCGCGGTGCTGTTCGGGCTGAGCTCGGGCATGCAGATCGGGTCGATCATCTTCGGCGCGGTCTGGCCGGTGCTGCTCAACGCGGTCGACGGCGTCCGCTCGGTCGACCAGGTGAAGGTGGAGACGGCCCGGTCGTTCCGCACGCCCAAGGCGTACTGGCTCGGCATGGTCGTGCTGCCGGCGGCGGCCCCGAAGATCTTCGCCGGGCTGCGGGTCAGCCTGTCGATCTCGCTGCTGCTGATGGTCGTGTCCGAGCTCGTCGGTGCGTACAACGGCATCGGGCGGTCGCTGCTGAACGCCCAGCAGGACTTCGATTTCCCCACCATGTGGGCGTGGCTGGTGCTGCTGGGCATCCTCGGCTACGTCTTCAACATGGTTTTCCTGGCCGCGGAGCGGCGGGTGCTGGCCTGGCAGCCGACCCGCCTCGGCCGCGGCTGA
- a CDS encoding ABC transporter permease, whose translation MKKLLRGLAGLVGFLLFWEVVVQVGLVDKTFIPPPSVVLGTVWDLLGDPEFIRDIVATMLAWLIAIAVAIVIGVPAGLLLGSIPALRTATAAIVEFLRPIPVTALVPLVLIVIGSGPDAKIILAVYASLWPIMFNTIYGMGEIDPVLMETARACGTSRFRILSSVALPQTAPFVFTGVRLSATIALIAVVSVEFLAGSQVGLGSFIIVASTGSTRFDLVLAGTVVAGTLGYLINEGLDQLGRRLFRWSTVDREAIA comes from the coding sequence GTGAAGAAACTGCTCCGCGGCCTGGCCGGCCTGGTCGGCTTCCTCCTGTTCTGGGAGGTCGTCGTCCAGGTCGGCTTGGTCGACAAAACGTTCATCCCGCCGCCGAGCGTCGTGCTGGGCACCGTCTGGGACCTGCTCGGTGACCCCGAGTTCATCCGGGACATCGTCGCGACGATGCTGGCCTGGCTGATCGCCATCGCGGTCGCGATCGTGATCGGCGTGCCCGCCGGCCTGCTGCTCGGCAGCATCCCGGCCCTGCGCACGGCCACCGCCGCGATCGTGGAGTTCCTCCGGCCGATCCCGGTCACCGCGCTGGTGCCACTGGTGCTGATCGTGATCGGCTCCGGCCCGGACGCGAAGATCATCCTCGCCGTGTACGCCTCGCTGTGGCCGATCATGTTCAACACGATCTACGGCATGGGCGAGATCGACCCGGTGCTGATGGAGACCGCCCGCGCGTGCGGGACCAGCCGGTTCCGCATCCTGTCGTCGGTCGCGCTGCCGCAGACCGCGCCGTTCGTCTTCACCGGCGTCCGGCTGTCGGCGACCATCGCGCTGATCGCCGTGGTCAGCGTCGAGTTCCTGGCCGGTTCCCAGGTCGGCCTCGGCAGCTTCATCATCGTGGCCAGCACCGGTTCCACCCGGTTCGACCTGGTACTGGCGGGCACCGTGGTGGCCGGGACGCTGGGCTACCTGATCAACGAAGGGCTCGACCAGCTCGGCCGGCGGCTGTTCCGGTGGAGCACGGTCGACCGGGAGGCGATCGCGTGA
- a CDS encoding ABC transporter substrate-binding protein, translating into MSSGRVRTRRAALGLALTVAAATALTGCSALGSDSSNASSNGGGLEKSKIKVSIMPTTDLGPFWLALDGGYFKAEGLDVEQIVAKSGQESMQKAISGEVDIALSTYTPFFVAKGKGEDIQLVADGTSVNAKSNAIVTVPNSPVKTVNDLKDKRIAITAKNTASDILTKSVMKDHGVDFSGVKWTLVPLPNMAAALKDNQVDAAYMPEPMLTQAAKTVGATPVIDINTGASQDFPLTGYGSTTKWVQGNPKTLAAFQRAMKKATSDAINDRSKVEPLLVKYAKIDEDTAKLLTLPGYGSVLDARRLQRVPDLLLQMGVITSKVDAAPMIAPQATS; encoded by the coding sequence ATGAGCAGTGGCCGGGTTCGCACTCGCCGCGCCGCGCTCGGGCTCGCCCTCACGGTCGCAGCCGCCACGGCCCTCACCGGCTGCAGTGCGCTCGGCTCGGACAGCTCGAACGCCTCGTCGAACGGGGGCGGCCTGGAGAAGTCGAAGATCAAGGTCTCCATCATGCCGACCACCGACCTCGGGCCGTTCTGGCTGGCCCTGGACGGCGGCTACTTCAAGGCCGAGGGTCTCGACGTCGAGCAGATCGTCGCCAAGAGCGGCCAGGAGTCGATGCAGAAAGCGATCTCCGGCGAGGTCGACATCGCCCTCTCGACGTACACGCCGTTCTTCGTCGCCAAGGGCAAGGGCGAGGACATCCAGCTGGTCGCCGACGGCACGTCGGTGAACGCGAAGAGCAACGCCATCGTCACGGTGCCGAACTCGCCGGTCAAGACGGTCAACGACCTGAAGGACAAGCGAATCGCGATCACGGCCAAGAACACCGCGTCCGACATCCTCACCAAGTCCGTCATGAAGGACCACGGCGTCGACTTCAGCGGGGTCAAGTGGACCCTGGTCCCGCTGCCGAACATGGCGGCGGCGCTGAAGGACAACCAGGTGGACGCGGCCTACATGCCGGAGCCGATGCTCACGCAGGCGGCGAAGACCGTCGGCGCGACGCCGGTCATCGACATCAACACCGGCGCCAGCCAGGACTTCCCGCTGACCGGCTACGGCTCGACGACGAAGTGGGTCCAGGGCAACCCGAAGACCCTCGCGGCCTTCCAGCGCGCGATGAAGAAGGCCACCAGCGACGCGATCAACGACCGCTCGAAGGTCGAGCCGCTGCTGGTCAAGTACGCGAAGATCGACGAGGACACGGCCAAGCTGCTCACCCTGCCGGGTTACGGCTCGGTCCTGGACGCCCGGCGCCTGCAGCGGGTCCCCGACCTGCTGCTGCAGATGGGCGTCATCACCAGCAAGGTCGACGCGGCGCCGATGATCGCGCCGCAGGCCACCAGCTGA